In Chitinophagales bacterium, the sequence TAATGGCTTTTGCAACGCTTCTTTAAACAATCTTAAGTTTGCCAATAATTCATAATTGTGTTCTACGGTTTTACCAAAACCAAAACCTAAGTCAACTATAATATCATTAGCTCCTTTTTCTTCTAATTCTTTTACTTTAAAACTTAACTCTTTTAGCACGTCCAGCACCACATTATTATACTGTGGGTTCTCTTGCATATTTGTAGGTGTGCCTTGTATATGGCTTAAAACATAAGGCAGTTTATTTTTTGCCACAAAATCAAACATTTTTTTATCCATTGTTCCACCGCTAATATCATTTACTATACTTGCTCCACTTTCAATAGCTTGCTCTGCCACTTTGCTATAATAAGTATCTATAGAAATTACAATATCGGGAAAAGTGCTCACCATTTTTTCAATAATAGGCAATACTCTGTCTGCTTCTTCTTGCTCGCT encodes:
- the folP gene encoding dihydropteroate synthase, giving the protein MGILNITPDSFFDGGRHNSINNAVEHTAKMLAEGADIIDIGGASTRPNAQKVSEQEEADRVLPIIEKMVSTFPDIVISIDTYYSKVAEQAIESGASIVNDISGGTMDKKMFDFVAKNKLPYVLSHIQGTPTNMQENPQYNNVVLDVLKELSFKVKELEEKGANDIIVDLGFGFGKTVEHNYELLANLRLFKEALQKPLLVGVSRKSMLYKPLGITPQESLPATTAAHAIAIQNGADILRVHDVKATKQVMEVLKLVG